The DNA region TAAAAATTGAGGAGCATAAATTTCAATGGCATCCCAGACAATTCTTGAACTTTGGCCCGCTAGTGACTTAGAGGAAGTTCAAACTATCATCCGTACAGTTTACAAACAAGTTTTAGGCAACCCTCATGTCATGGAGAGTGAGCGGTTGGTGACAGCAGAATCACAATTGTGCGATCGCTCCATCACTGTGCGGGATTTTGTTCGCGCCGTTGCCAAGTCTGATTTTTATCGTACCCGCTACTTCGAGTCTTGCGCTCCCTACCGTTTTGTAGAACTTAACTTTCTGCACTTGCTTGGTCGCGCACCCCAGGATCAACGAGAAGTTTCCGAGCATATTGTTCGCACTATAGCCGAGGGCTACGATGCTGAAATTGATTCCTACATTGATAGCAGTGAATATCAAGCAGCCTTTGGCGAAAACGTAGTACCCTACGATCGCGGTAAAAGCAGCGAAGCCAACTTCAAGCAAGTAGGCTACAACCGAATGTTTGCTATTGATAGAGGCCCTGCCCAAATTGATAGCTCAGTCAAGTCTGCACAATTGGTCTATGCTGTGGCTACCAACAGTGCCAATGCTATTAATGCCTCTTCGTCTACCGTCATTGGTTCTGGTAGCGAAAAACGTTTCAAAATCGTAGTCACAGGTTCCAAATTCGACAGCCCCCGCCGCATCAGTACGACTGAGTACATTGTTCCAGCTAGTAAAATGACCCCGCAAATTCAACGGATTAATCGCACTTCTGGCAAAATCGTCAGCATTACTGAAATGGCATAACAAGGAGTCAGAAGACAGAATTCAGAATACCCCAGCAGTCAAATCAGGGCGAAGAGTCACGGAAAGAATTTAATATCACACGCGTTTAAAATCGCTTGCTCTAAACCTCTTTTATACATTTAGTCGCACAGAATCCCCAAGCTGGATTCTGGCTCCTGAATTCTGAATTCTTCTTCGGTAACGTTTTCCAGGGTGGGCATTGCCCACCCAAGATGATTAACTTTTTTAATTTACAATTTTTCAAAAAATCACAGGAAAATCCTAAATTTAGGAGGTATAACATGGCACTTTGGATAGAAGCCGAGTCTGTTGAATTACGCGCTAACGCCACTGAGGATGATCTGCAAGGCGTGATCCGAGCAGTGTATCGGCAAGTTTTGGGCAATGCTCATATATTTGATAACCAACGGCTTACCAGTGCAGAGTCTCAATTGCGGAACGGTGACATCACTGTTACTGGCTTCGTCAGAGCCGTGGCTCAATCTGATCTATACCGTTCGTTGTTTTTTGAAACTTCTTCTCCCTATCGTTTTATCGAATTAAACTTTAAACATTTGCTCGGTCGCGCTCCGCAAGATCAGGCTGAAGTGGCAGAACATGTGCAAATTTACAACACTCAGGGTTACGCAGCAGAAATCAACTCCTACATTGATAGCAATGAATATATCAGGAGTTTTGGCGACAATATTGTACCCTTTGCCCGTGGTAATCGTACCCAAGCTGGGGTCAAGAATATCGTTTTTAACCGTAGCTTTGCATTGATGCGGGGATTTGCTGCCAATGATTTGGGCAAATCAGCAAAATTGATTAGCGACATTGGCACTAACCTCGCTACCAAAATTGTTTCCCCCCCTCGTGGTTCGGGTGCTATCAGCAATACAGAGAAGCGGTTCCGTGTTGCTGTCTCCAAAGCCAATTTTGGTGTTCGGATGACTAAAAGCATGGCAACCTTTGACGTAGGATACAACCAGCTAGCCCAGAAAATTCAGAACATCCACAAAACAGGAGGCAAGATTCTTAGTATCACGGAAATAGCTTAACGCTACCAATGGGGAATTTTCCAGCCTCTAACATTTTGTATATGGATGGTTTGTAGGGGTAAATTGGGAGATTCTCCAATCCAAAAGCAAATAGCTAAAAATACAAACCAAAGAGTTGATGAATATTACGGAGTTTGTTGCAAATTCTATTGGGCGTTGGCGATCGCAACGCAGTGTCCATCATTTAGCATTCGGTCACTTTGAAGCCGTACAGTCTGAGATAGATATCATTGCTCTCCTAGATGATGATCCGGCAGTGATTGACTTGTGTAAAACCTATAACATTGATCCTCAAACAGTTGTTTCTCCTTTTCGGATGAGTTGGGAAGGCCAATCAGACTGGGATGAAAATGAAATCAAAGGTAGTTGCGTCCTAGTTCCTATTCCTGATCCAACTCATCCCCATCGTGGTAAACTTCTGCGCGATCAAGGCTATGCCGAAACGATCGCAGCGGCCGGCGATTATTACTTAACAGAAGACAGCACATTCGTGCTAGTTACCACCTACGATCGCGCCGCCGCCGAAGAAAAGATATGGTTTGTCAACCCCAATGTCCGTTGTCGGGTTTCTCTAATTAAAACCAGCGCTGGTACAGGAGTTGTCACTGCTTCTTTTTCTTCCGAAATCCGCCAGAATATTCACAAATAAACTAGATCCAAAAATGGCTCTCTAGGCATTTCTGGTCATATATATACAACGTCAGAGCGTGCAGTCTCAATATGAACTGACCACGTTAGTTTCGTTATGTCATTAGTCTTGCAATAGACACTTTTGCCATAGGTTAAGGTCATAATTTTGAATTTTGCAGAAAGTGCGGTCTTGGGCAAAGTCCAAGAGGTAACTTTACAAGACAAACTCTGTATTGTTTATTTATCCTTATCTACTTATGAATTCTTCACCACCACATATCCGCGACAGTAAATCGAACCATTTAATCACCCTAGCTCGTTGGATGTCAGGGGATTTCAGCAATTATAAACAGGCATTTGAAAATCCTAAAGATTACGCCCATATTCACGTATTATTTCGTCCATTACCGTTTGAATTTTTCTCAGGAATCGGGCTTTATTCAGAACAGGTTTATGACTATGATTTGTGGAGACCTTATAGACAGGGAGTACATCGCTTAGTAGATCGTGGCGATGAGATTTATATCGAAAACTACAGTTTAAAAAATGCCCTTATCTATGCTGGTGCAGCTCGTGAGTTAAGCATTCTTAAAACCATTACACCAGATTGTATCGCACGCAGATATCACTGCTCGATGATTTTTAAACGCGAGGGAGATAGATTTATAGGCGCTGTTGAGTCTGGAAACTTGTGCTTAATTGAGAAAAATGGCTGCCAGACTTATCTCGATAGTTACGTTGAAATTACACAAACTACTTGGGTCAGCCTAGATAGAGGGCTGGATGTCAATACACACGAGCAGGTATGGGGATCTACCTTTGGGGCTTTGCGGTTTGAAAAGCGGGAGGGTTTCGCCCATGAAGTCCCAAACATTCTATGATCTTTCCCTGCCTAATCTGGCCATTAAAGCGAATATGCTACCCCCAGAAGCGCAGAAAAAAATGCAGTGCTGGATTCGCAGCAGGCATTTAATTTGTTCAGGTCATTTCTTTGTTTTTGAAACCGTAGATTATAGTGCTATTGAGCGTTTTTCCGAATGTGTGGGAGCGTTAGGAGGCACTATTATTTCGGTTGACCCAAGTAATAAAATTTGGATGGGCGATCATCGTCAAGTGATTCTATATCAGGCAAGAGCCAGTTTGCATACACCCTGTCACAATTTGAAACAATATTGGATAAAATATGGAGGCTTTCGCAGCCGATTTGATGAGCAGGCTTAAAGTCAGTAAATCGCAAAGTTTTCTTCAAAAGCGATCGCCAATCATGGACTATGTACGCCTTTAGTTACTAATAATACGAAATATAAAAAATGGCTGGGGTGTTGATTTTTGTGCCGATCTCATTGAGGCAGCAAGGCATAGTGGTGATTCTCGCTTTGTTGTCTGTTCGTACTCGGATCTTGCATCACAAAGATTTAGCACCATCAACTATTTTTCTTGCTTTATTTGTAACTTTTGAACGCACCCCAACTAATTGCTTGCAATATAGTTGGGGATTCTTTCGCTAGGAAACCCTAAGATTTCTCAGCGTATCCAGAGTTACTGGCGTTCTCAGTGTGTCGTTGGAACTTTTGCCTACGAACACTCTAGAAAAGTGCTTATCTCCTACAATTAACGAGTACCAGTATCTAGCACCAATATTGTAAGAAGCAGAGAGATCAGCGTTGTACTGCTTATCATTTTTAAATACAGCCAAAGAGTAATTAATAAAAATTATTTTACCTCCCAATTCATTCCATCTTTGTTGTGTCAACTCAACTATTTTACAGTGACACCAAAGATGGAATTTTTGCTTTTGCAGAGAACCCTTTTTACCTACCTTAGCTTTCCATCCAGATAAATTCTCAAACACAATTACTTTAACATTGTGAGTTTTCGCAAACTCCACAATGTCTCTCATAACCTTACGAGATATTTCTAAATTGATGTTGGCTGACTTGCGGTAAAGTCCTTTGCAAAAACCAGTAGGTAGTTTTCGTTTTGTTAGATTAGCTGTTTGTGATGATTTCTTCCTAATCATCATTCTACGTTGATTTCTGCGGTCTATGTCTCTGGCAGGGTTAATGAACTTCCTTGCCTTTACAGTACCGTTTTTACCAACAATTGAGACTGTAGCAGCATTGTTAATGCCCATATCAACACTGCATACAAAATCAGAGTCTTCTGTATCAACCTTCTTAATTTGAACGGGCATAGAAAGTTGACTTTTGTTTTTGCTAACAACTAGAGCAGGTGATTGTATCTGATTACCATCAATTAGATGACGAGATCAACCATGCCTTTTGACTTGAATATTGTTAAGCCATACCCAATCAGTTCCACTCCACACTTTCATATCAACAGTTTGATAATTTAAACCATACTTTACCTGCTGACCTTTATATAAAGCAGGATAAGTTTTGCACGTTGCAGTTAGTCAATGTGAATGAAATTCGTGCTTTTAATCTACATAATCGGTTGGTATTTGCTCTTCAGCAGTCTTATCTGAAACTATTGGGCGACTACCATCTATCTCTAGAGTATCCTGAACTTGAAAATTACTTTTAGTGATTGGACGTTCACCGTCTATGTCAAGAATCTCCTCAACATCTAAATCACTAGGGTCAATTGGACGCTTACCGTCTACATTTAGCATTTCATGTTCTTGAAAAGCGCTCTTAGCAATCGGGCGTTGCCCATCTATATTAAGCGTTTTATCATAATCGTTTTCATTCTTTCCAATTGGACGCTGACCATCTATATTAATTGTTTTTTCTATTTCAATATTACTTGGATCGACTGGACGCTGACCATCTATATTAATTATTTTGCTTGTCTGTATCAGTTCATTAGATGATGAAGACATATCAGTTTCATTTCCTATCTCTTGCTGATCCAAATTATTTTTATTACTACTAACTTTGTTTGTGTTATCCATGTTTGCTATGGTGATGATAAGATTATTTATTTACTATCAACATGACCTTAAAAATTGTTTGTCTCTAAGCAAGATATGCTAAAAATTAGCTAGAGACCAGAAAATTATGATTTCTCAAACAATTCCTTTATCTAAATATGATACTGAAGTAGGAACAGAAAATCCTCTATCACAGCACAGAATGCATCTATGACTTGAGAGGGATTTCTCATTTCTCAGAGATACCTGTGCGCGGCTGGGCATTGAAAGGGTTAGTATCCACAGTTTCCGCAGCAGGCGCTTGGCTAACCAGAAGCAAGTTGATGCAAATTACTTCTCAAAAGCTTGACAAACATCCTAATACTGCTTTTTGTCCTCAGCTAAGTTAATTTAGGAGTTGGTAGTCTTGAAATCGTTAACTGTAACGCTTGCATTTGAGGAAAATCGCGCTTAATAATTTCGATAGCTTTTCTTTGACTCTCTTGGTTTTTAACGATCAGTTGTGCAGTGCCATCGCCTTGAGAACCCACACCTTTTCCTCCGAAGATATAAGGCTGAAGTGGCTCGTGATAGAGAAGCAAATGCAGCCTTTTTGCAGTTAATTGATCAGGACAAGCCGGAACTACGTACCGATCAAATTCAGCTTGGGCTTTTTTCATTAAAGATCCAATAAGTTGGGCATCTCCTCTTTGGATTGCTTCAACTGCTGCCTGGGTAATTTCAGAGCTAATAGAACCAAAATATTTTTGGACATTTTTCTGAATTTCATTAGTAGCAAAAGGATAACATTGATTCAATGCTTTTAGTATTTCTTGTGTGTTTTTGCTACCGCCGAGATCGACAATCAGAAAAAACAGATCCTCACTAACTTTTAATTCGAGCAGGTCGATTTCTTCACCATCAAATATCATCAATATTGGGCGATTTCCATAAGCACAAGCTTGATCCATACGACCGCAAAGACTAGGAGTAATTCTTTCTCCCAGGTAGGCAAACTCCATTTCTTCACGAATTGTCATCTTCAAGTCATACAAACGATTAAAAGCCCTCGCAATCAGAACACAAAAGGCAGCACTCGAAGATAATCCCTTTTGGATGGGTAAGTCGGTTAGATAATTATCAATCTCAAGTCCGCCGACACCATAGTGAGTAAGAAATTGATAAGCTGTACCAGCAGCATAACTAAAAAAACCACCCTTTGCCGCTATGCATTTCAGGGTATTAGATTCCATAGGTAATCTCAGTGGCCTATAACCTCTGCCATCATTGAGAGAAGCACGAATAATTAACTCAGTAGAATTAGGCAAAACATCAGCATAAATTCCTTGATTAGTACCAACAATTAAGGTGTAGCCCTTTTCGAGCAGAGGATTAATCCTGCGATATTCTCCTGCCCAATCGCTGTGTTCTCCGAACAAACAAAGACGGCCTGGAACAAAAATTCTCATTTGAAGTTTCCTGTTGTTAATCTGGTACTATCCTTATTAACTTGAATCAATAACACGCCATTCATCACTTTGATACTTTACATCAGCAAAATTCTGGCACAAATGAATGAAATTCTTCTTGTAGTAGATATGCAAAACGGTTTTATGTCTGAAAAATGCAGACATATTATTCCTAATGTCATTAAACTAATTGAGCGATTTTTAGTGGTTGGTAAACTCGTTGAATTCACAAGATTTATTAATACTGCTGATAGTAATTATGTAAAACTAATTCATTGGTCAAGGTTGATACATGAACCAGAAACGAATATTATTGATGAACTTCAGCCATATATAAATGGTATTTATCAAAAATATTATTACTCAGCATTTACGGAAAATTTTTCGAGTTTTATTTTTCTTAATAGAATCAACAAAATATATCTTTGTGGGCTTGAAACTGATAGCTGTATTTTGAAAACAGCAATTGACTCTTTTGAGCGTGGTATTGAACCAGTCATTATTGAGGATGCTTGCTTTAGTAACGGTGGTCAGCAAGCACATGATGCAGGTATTTTTTTGTTGAAACGTAATATAGGAAAAAACCAAATTATCATGACTGATGAGATTCTTGAAAAAATATTATAAGCTGTTCCACATCTAATTTACATTTTGAGGGTGGATGTCCCTAATCGCTTCAATAAAGATAGTTGTTCCTTGTTGAGCAACCACTGTTTCACTCAACTGTTTAGACGCACCAAAATCGATGAGTACCAAATCTCCTTTTGGCGGTTGAGGGGATTTGCGACGAATGATATTCTGTGGTTTAATATCTCGGTGAATGACTTTGTGTTGATGAACAGATTGAAGAATATTTAATAAATCGAGCAATAATTCCCGAATTTTCAACTCACTAAAGATTCCCTGGTGTTGTAATTATCTACAGATGGACTTATTATTACCTAGTAAACAGCTACTGTCAGCCTTCAGTATTGCGCTTTTGGTGAGTACTAGATAAAATTCCACGGGTAAATGCAGAGCGATCGCTAGTTGAGAAATAGACGTTGTGCGATCGTCATTCACGCTTTTAGTAAATAGGCTACGCTCTAAGGTACAGCAATGCTAGCAATGCTGTCGATATGTGGGTAAAGTTTTGATTACTCTTGGGCGGGCTAGATGCCCACCCTTAATTGTTATTGCAATGCCTCAGCAGTCTTTTTCTTATCCAACTTGAGAATCAACACACCTAAAGGTGGTAAACACAAATCCAGCGAATAAGGACGACTGTGCAAAGACCAATCATCCGTCCACTTACCGCCTAAGTTGCCCATATTGCTGCCGCCATACTGACGCGCATCGCTATTGAATAACTCAGTATAAAATCCCTTTTGCGGTACACCGATGCGGTAGTGAGAATGGGGTTGCGGTGTAAAATTGCAAACTACGATCGCAAAATCATCAGAATCCTTGTCACGACGAATGAAGGAAACTACACTATGGCGGTTATCGCTACAGTCAATCCACTCAAACCCAGGTTCAGCAAAATCCTGGGTGTACAAAACTGGCTCAGAACGGTAGAGATGGTTCAATTCTCGAAAAAACGTTTTTAACTGTTGGTGCGCTTCATGCTGTAATAAATGCCACTCCAAATCAGCCCAGGCATTCCACTCACTCCACTGCCCAAACTCCATGCTCATAAACATGGTTTTCTTACCTGGATGAGCAAACATATAGCTAAACAAACAACGGATATTAGCTAACTTCTGCCATGTATCCCCCGGCATTTTGCCGATGATATTGCTCTTACCATGCACCACTTCATCGTGAGACAGAGCCAGCATAAAGTTTTCGCTGTGGTTGTACCACATACTAAAGGTGATATTATTTTGGTGGAACTGGCGGAACCAAGGGTCCATGCTGAAGTAATCCAGCATATCGTGCATCCAGCCCATATTCCACTTCAAGTTAAAGCCTAGTCCGCCTGTGTAGGTAGGCCAAGATACCATTGGCCAAGAAGTGGATTCTTCAGCAATTGAAAGAATACCAGGAAAATAACTAAAGATAATGTGATTTACCTGACGCAGAAAATCTGCTGCTTCTAAGTTTTCTCTGCCGCCGTACTGGTTGGGTAGCCATTCTCCTGGTTTGCGGCAATAGTCGTTATAGAGCATTGAGGCAACAGCATCAACACGAATCCCGTCAATGTGGTACTTGTCAAACCAGAAGAGGGCATTTGCTGCTAGGAAGTTACTAACTTCATGGCGACCATAGTTGAACACCAAAGTACCCCATTCTTTATGTTCGCCTTTGCGGGGGTCAGCGTGTTCATACAGGTGACTACCATCAAAGAAAGCTAAACCATGTCCATCTTTGGGGAAGTGACCAGGAACCCAATCCACAATTACCCCAATCTCATTTTGGTGACATTTGTCAACAAAATACATGAAATCTTCGGGGGTGCCAAAACGGGAGGTGGGGGCATAGTACCCAGTTACTTGATAACCCCAAGAACCATCAAAGGGATGCTCTGCAATGGGCAGCAATTCTAGATGGGTGTATCCTAATTCTTTAACATAAGGAATGAGTCGGTCAGCTAGTTCCCGGTAGGTAAGGAAACGTGCGCCGGGCTTCAGTTCGGAAACGATAACGACAGGTTCAGTTTCACCATTTGGCAGTTTAGCTGGTTCTGCACTCGAAGCATGTAACCAAGAGCCTAAATGTACTTCGTAGACTGAGACAGGCTGGGTGAGGGGGTCAGTGTGACGCCGCTTTTCCATCCAGCTTTCGTCATTCCAACTGTAAGCATCTAAATCAGTGACAATGGATGCGGTTTTCGGGCGGGGTTCTTGCTGGAAACCGTAGGGATCAGATTTTTCGTAAATGTGTCCTTCAAAATTTTTGATTTCATATTTGTAATGCTCTCCCACACCGATTTCAGGAATAAATAATTCCCAAACTCCGGTAGGGCCTTTACGCATCTGGTGTTTACGCCCATCCCAGAGGTTGAAGTCTCCCAACAATGAAACGTTGCGAGCATTGGGTGCCCAAACTGCAAAATAAACACCTTTAACGCCGCCTATTTCCGTGGGGTGCGCTCCCAGCTTTTCGTATATCCGGTGATGGTTGCCTTCGCTAAACAAATGCAAATCAAAGTCTGTCAAGCGGGGAGAACGGAAAGCGTAAGGGTCATAAGTGACACGCTCATGTTCCCCTTCTTTAATCCGTAACTGGTAGTTTGCCAGTTCTGGAGTGTCAATCGTGCATTCAAAAAAGTGAGGATGATGCACTGTTTGCATTGGGTATTCCTTCCGTTGTTCAGGAAGAACCACCCATGCTGCACTGGCATTTGGTAGGTAGGCCCGCACAGCCCAGACAGTTTTACCGTCTTGTTCTATAGGATGAGAACCTAGTATTTCAAAGGGATCGTTATGCTGATTCCAAACGATGCTGTTAACCTGTTCAGGGGCGATCGTGGTCATGGACATGAAGCTACCTAAGTGATATAACGTGATTGACTAAATCTACTTTTTTAATATCTATATATATTCTTTACATTTATTTGCAATTTTGTCGCCACCGTTATCGTACATCAGAATGGGGAATGGGGAATGGGGACTAGGGACTAGGGACTGGGGCATTGCACAGAGGATGAATGACAAATGACTAATGACTAATGACGAATGTATCAAAAATTTAAAAATGGGAAAAACTGGAGTAAGGTTTTACGTATACGCAGCAAGAAAATCTGTTCTCGAATTTTGGGGTCTAGTTTTGGGGGCGGGGCAAGTTGGAGCTGCGCTTGTAATTGAATATATTCGGCAGCTGTTAGGGATTTTCCATCAATAGGCGATCGCGCTTCTATGATAATTTTAGTGCGTAATATTTCTTCTGGTGTATCCTCTGGTGGTGGTAACGCTATTACCTCTGATTTCCAACAACTATTTAAGATAACTAAAGTTACACTAATTACAACTAAGCTCAGTAATTTTAATGCCTTTCTCGTTTTAATTTTCCCCATCTTCCGAACTCCGTTCACAACGCCGGATGAAAATCTGTTCTCCTATGCCCAATGCCCAATGCCCAATGCCCAAATTTATCCAATAAAAATCTGGCAATATCAAGGGACATCACCAGGTCTCTTCTGATACGGAATAGACTACAGGGAATGCCCAAGAGCAATTGCCAGCGATCGCAATGAATTGTTTTTCCTTCTGAAAAGTCAGGAGTCTAAGCCATTCCAAACACCAAACTAGGGAAATACTTTGCCCACAAAATAGTTTAGATTTATAGAACTCAACTCCCTTCGACTGGGAATAAGGTTCTGTCACAGAAGAGGAAAGGGAGCAGGGGGGAGAACCCCATAAATCAATTTAGGGCTGCTGAGGCAAGAATGCATTATTTTTTGTGGCACTTTCCGGAACGCTCGGTAGCGCAGCGTTAGCGACGGAGGAGCGTCTGACTCGCTAACGCTGCGCTATCGAAATAAATTATTTAACATTGAGCGTAAATAAATTTAGGTGTTTGAAACCCTGTATTAGTAGGCAATTCCAGCATCTTTTTCCCCTGCTCCCTGCTCCCCTGCTTTTATAACCAGGAGAGAATTTCAGGGGGACACATGGTTGAAGAGGTAATCCTCATCACCAGTGTCCTTTATTTGCTGCCCTACTGAGCTGATATTCAAGTAAACTTTAGGCTCTGATACACCAACAGAAAAATATAGGTTTTTACTTAACCCAATTAATTCAGGCTATGTGGTGACGAGCGTTGTTAATAAGCTGTTTTGGGCATGCATATTTCAACTAAAGTTTAGGATGCCCTATTTAGGAGTAGCAGTGGGACTAGCTGCGGGAGTAGTTGTGGGAGTAGCTGCGGGAGTAGTAGCAGGTGTAGACGACCCACCACCAGCAGGTGCATCAGTTGGTTCACCTGTAGCAGCTGGAGTACTAGTAGTACCAGTACCGCCATTACCAGCGCCACCACCAGCATCACCACCGCCGCCTTCACAAGCTCCGAGAATTGTAGCCAGACTTAAGATTACAGCCAAACCAAAGATTCTTGTTTTCATAACTCCTCTTTCACCAATTGTGGCTAGAACAATTTTTCGCCTGTTGAATACGATACCGTATTTATTGCTTTTTTTTAAATGCTACGAGATTACATATTAAAAAAAACAATCCTTTGGGGTATTCTTTTTTTGATTAGGTGTCATACAGCCATCTGATTAGTTTCTCTTAACCCAGTAGCAAAAGGGAAATTACCAAATTTTCTAGCAATCCGAGCTATCATAGCAAAAAATTTATTTTTTCCTGGAGTATTGCACCTTGCTGCCCTGCGTTGCCATACTTTAGGTGCAATATCTAAAAGGCAAGCTGTCCAATTGCTAATCGCTGATTGCAAAATTGCAATATCTAGAGGATGCAATTGGTATAGCCATCTATCAGAACAGTTAAAAGGGTGTAGTCTGTTATGTGTGCTTGTTGCACAGAAGGCGATTTTAACTAAGCAAAAAGAGACAATTAACACAATCAATCTAAAGTACAGTATTTCTCATCTAAAAAATTTATGGTAGTTGCTCGTAAATCTGCTGTTTCTACAAGGGGTACTTGGTTCGGGCGAGATTCTATCCTTTCTTTAGGGAGGCGACGTTCTGCACGTATAGAATCAGCAGCACAAAACGCTTCTACGCCTGCTGTCCAAGAAGCTGCACTAGTATCTTCTCAAAGACGACAGCGTTCCCCGAAAAAGCTAGCGGTTTCTCCCACAAATGCAGCAGTTATGCCCAAATCAGGGAAACAGTTGGGTAGACAACAAGTGCTAAATCTCAATGAGCAGGCGAGTGCAAACCAGAAAACCCCAGGGGTAGGTTTTCTTCGCCTTCCCATAATACCTAATTCTGGAGCGGCACCTTTGTGGTTGCTGCGCTTGTACACTTTTCACCGTTATTCGACAGTTTTGGCGTTCTTATTAGTAGCATCGACACTTGCTGTTTATGGCTGGACAGTATATTCCCAAGAACTTTGGAGTAAGTCATATCGCAGGCTGCAAAGCCTCCAACGTCATGAGCGGCTACTAACAACAACCAACGCGACGCTGACAAATAAAATTGCCCAGGAAGCAGAACAACCAACAGCAGGGCTGGTATCGCCGACTCCTCAAGGGATGATTTTTTTATCTCCAGCATCTCGTAGTCCTAAGCCAGCATCGTCTAACACAACGCCAAATCCCCAAACGCAACAGCAAACACTCTCGCCACTGGGGTACTAAGGTTAAGAGTCATTGGTCATTGGTTATTGGTCATTAGTCATTAGTCATTGGTCATTGGTCATTAGTTATTCATAACGGGCAAATGACAAAGGACAAATGACAAAGGACAAAGGACAAACGACAAAGGACAAATGACAAAGGACAACCTAATGCAAAAATCACCAAGCAGAACAAACAGAAAGTTTCCGAATCCAGCATTTAAAAGGCGACAGAAGGGTTCTAAAGGAGGATTGTTAGGGACACTTGCCTCTAATATCCAAGACCAAACATCCAACACCAAGTCCCGATTGTTTATAGTATGGGGCGTATTAATGGCAGCAGGGTTGGGGTTAGGTGTTAAATTGTATAATTTACAAATCGTCAAGGGGCCAAAGTTAACAGAGCAGGCGCGAAACCAGCAAATGGTGAATTTGCGACCTTTTA from Nostoc commune NIES-4072 includes:
- a CDS encoding phycobilisome rod-core linker polypeptide gives rise to the protein MASQTILELWPASDLEEVQTIIRTVYKQVLGNPHVMESERLVTAESQLCDRSITVRDFVRAVAKSDFYRTRYFESCAPYRFVELNFLHLLGRAPQDQREVSEHIVRTIAEGYDAEIDSYIDSSEYQAAFGENVVPYDRGKSSEANFKQVGYNRMFAIDRGPAQIDSSVKSAQLVYAVATNSANAINASSSTVIGSGSEKRFKIVVTGSKFDSPRRISTTEYIVPASKMTPQIQRINRTSGKIVSITEMA
- a CDS encoding phycobilisome rod-core linker polypeptide — its product is MALWIEAESVELRANATEDDLQGVIRAVYRQVLGNAHIFDNQRLTSAESQLRNGDITVTGFVRAVAQSDLYRSLFFETSSPYRFIELNFKHLLGRAPQDQAEVAEHVQIYNTQGYAAEINSYIDSNEYIRSFGDNIVPFARGNRTQAGVKNIVFNRSFALMRGFAANDLGKSAKLISDIGTNLATKIVSPPRGSGAISNTEKRFRVAVSKANFGVRMTKSMATFDVGYNQLAQKIQNIHKTGGKILSITEIA
- a CDS encoding phycobiliprotein lyase, which gives rise to MNITEFVANSIGRWRSQRSVHHLAFGHFEAVQSEIDIIALLDDDPAVIDLCKTYNIDPQTVVSPFRMSWEGQSDWDENEIKGSCVLVPIPDPTHPHRGKLLRDQGYAETIAAAGDYYLTEDSTFVLVTTYDRAAAEEKIWFVNPNVRCRVSLIKTSAGTGVVTASFSSEIRQNIHK
- a CDS encoding chromophore lyase CpcT/CpeT, with the translated sequence MNSSPPHIRDSKSNHLITLARWMSGDFSNYKQAFENPKDYAHIHVLFRPLPFEFFSGIGLYSEQVYDYDLWRPYRQGVHRLVDRGDEIYIENYSLKNALIYAGAARELSILKTITPDCIARRYHCSMIFKREGDRFIGAVESGNLCLIEKNGCQTYLDSYVEITQTTWVSLDRGLDVNTHEQVWGSTFGALRFEKREGFAHEVPNIL
- a CDS encoding CpeR family transcriptional regulator, translated to MKSQTFYDLSLPNLAIKANMLPPEAQKKMQCWIRSRHLICSGHFFVFETVDYSAIERFSECVGALGGTIISVDPSNKIWMGDHRQVILYQARASLHTPCHNLKQYWIKYGGFRSRFDEQA
- a CDS encoding mevalonate kinase family protein, coding for MRIFVPGRLCLFGEHSDWAGEYRRINPLLEKGYTLIVGTNQGIYADVLPNSTELIIRASLNDGRGYRPLRLPMESNTLKCIAAKGGFFSYAAGTAYQFLTHYGVGGLEIDNYLTDLPIQKGLSSSAAFCVLIARAFNRLYDLKMTIREEMEFAYLGERITPSLCGRMDQACAYGNRPILMIFDGEEIDLLELKVSEDLFFLIVDLGGSKNTQEILKALNQCYPFATNEIQKNVQKYFGSISSEITQAAVEAIQRGDAQLIGSLMKKAQAEFDRYVVPACPDQLTAKRLHLLLYHEPLQPYIFGGKGVGSQGDGTAQLIVKNQESQRKAIEIIKRDFPQMQALQLTISRLPTPKLT
- a CDS encoding isochorismatase family cysteine hydrolase: MNEILLVVDMQNGFMSEKCRHIIPNVIKLIERFLVVGKLVEFTRFINTADSNYVKLIHWSRLIHEPETNIIDELQPYINGIYQKYYYSAFTENFSSFIFLNRINKIYLCGLETDSCILKTAIDSFERGIEPVIIEDACFSNGGQQAHDAGIFLLKRNIGKNQIIMTDEILEKIL